A stretch of Leptospira neocaledonica DNA encodes these proteins:
- the lsa25 gene encoding surface adhesin Lsa25: protein MRKVFYIIRSLFTLFAFCMLAMGCEEKLDHSPYGFREEDDSDLIAGAIFFQSFTNNGDGTTSDSTSGLMWKTCSQGQVFNGDASSYNCRGANGTLGNPSSFGATDLQYCSVDLNSCNTIGLPQTLTTVSPIGISGSSEAYDSCANDNTGGHSDWRVANFLELKYLSSNSRNFMLLKFPDTLESFYWSSTANEQDIAGKTARAVSFSKDRFGEDESYSKTSRYFVRCVR, encoded by the coding sequence ATGAGAAAAGTATTTTATATAATAAGATCCTTATTTACCTTATTCGCGTTTTGTATGCTCGCGATGGGTTGTGAAGAGAAACTGGACCATAGCCCGTATGGCTTCAGAGAAGAAGATGATAGTGACCTGATAGCCGGAGCGATCTTCTTTCAAAGTTTTACGAATAATGGAGATGGAACAACATCGGATAGTACAAGCGGTTTAATGTGGAAGACTTGTAGCCAAGGCCAAGTCTTCAATGGAGATGCAAGTAGCTATAATTGTAGAGGAGCAAATGGCACGTTAGGAAATCCGAGTTCCTTTGGAGCTACAGATTTGCAATATTGTAGTGTAGATCTGAATTCTTGTAATACGATAGGGCTTCCTCAGACCTTAACGACCGTATCTCCGATTGGTATTTCCGGGAGTTCGGAAGCGTATGATTCCTGTGCGAATGACAACACAGGAGGTCATTCAGATTGGAGAGTAGCTAACTTTTTGGAGTTAAAATATTTAAGTTCTAATAGTCGCAACTTCATGCTTTTGAAATTTCCCGATACCTTAGAGTCCTTCTACTGGAGTTCTACGGCTAATGAACAAGATATAGCTGGTAAAACGGCTAGAGCAGTATCTTTCTCTAAAGATAGATTTGGAGAAGACGAGTCTTATAGCAAGACCAGCAGATATTTTGTTCGCTGTGTGAGGTAA